Proteins encoded by one window of Microcebus murinus isolate Inina chromosome 2, M.murinus_Inina_mat1.0, whole genome shotgun sequence:
- the PTAFR gene encoding platelet-activating factor receptor: MMEPNDSFRVDSEFRYTLFPIVYSIIFVLGVVSNGYVLWVFARLYPSKKLNEIKIFMVNLTMADLLFLVSLPLWIVYYYNQGNWILPKFLCNLAGCLFFINTYCSVAFLGVITYNRFQAVTRPIKTAQATTRKRGICLSLVIWVAIVAAASYFLILDSTNVVAVKAGSANVTRCFEHYEQRSVPVLVIHIFIVFSFFLVFLIILFCNLVIIRTLLTQPVQQPRNAEVKRRALWMVCAVLAVFSICFVPHHMVQLPWTLAELGYQNSDFHQAINDAHQVTLCLLSTNCVLDPVIYCFLTKKFRKHLTEKLYSMRSSRKCSRATTETGTEVVVPLSQVPANSLKN; this comes from the coding sequence ATGATGGAGCCCAATGATTCCTTTCGAGTGGATTCTGAATTCCGATACACCCTCTTCCCGATTGTTTACAGCATCATCTTTGTTCTTGGGGTCGTCTCCAATGGCTACGTGCTGTGGGTCTTTGCCCGCCTGTACCCTTCCAAGAAACTCAATGAGATAAAGATCTTCATGGTGAACCTCACCATGGCCGACCTGCTCTTCTTGGTCTCCCTGCCGCTGTGGATCGTCTACTACTACAACCAGGGCAACTGGATTCTCCCCAAATTCCTGTGCAACCTGGCTGGCTGCCTCTTCTTCATCAACACCTACTGCTCTGTGGCCTTCCTGGGCGTCATCACTTACAACCGCTTCCAGGCAGTAACTCGGCCCATCAAGACTGCTCAGGCCACCACCCGAAAGCGCGGCATCTGTCTGTCCCTGGTCATCTGGGTGGCCATCGTGGCCGCCGCATCCTACTTCCTCATCCTGGACTCCACTAACGTAGTGGCCGTCAAGGCTGGCTCCGCCAACGTCACCCGCTGCTTTGAGCATTACGAGCAGCGCAGCGTGCCGGTGCTCGTCATCCATATCTTCATCGTGTTCAGCTTCTTCCTGGTCTTCCTCATCATCCTCTTCTGCAACCTGGTCATCATCCGCACGCTGCTCACGCAGCCGGTGCAGCAGCCGCGCAACGCGGAGGTGAAGCGCCGGGCGCTGTGGATGGTCTGCGCGGTCCTGGCCGTGTTCAGCATCTGCTTTGTGCCCCACCACATGGTGCAGCTGCCCTGGACGCTGGCCGAGCTGGGCTACCAGAACAGCGACTTCCACCAGGCCATTAACGACGCGCATCAGGTCACCCTCTGCCTCCTCAGCACCAACTGCGTGCTGGACCCTGTCATCTACTGTTTCCTCACCAAGAAGTTCCGCAAGCACCTCACGGAGAAGCTCTACAGCATGCGCAGCAGCCGGAAATGCTCCCGGGCCACCACGGAGACAGGCACCGAGGTGGTTGTACCCCTCAGCCAGGTCCCCGCCAATTCCCTCAAGAATTAG